CGAACTCGAACTCCTTCCACCCGATCAGCGACTCCTCCACCAGGACCTCGTGCACCGGCGAGCGCTCGAGTCCCTCGGTGATCACGGCCTCCAGCTCGTCCGGCGTGTGCGCTACCCCGGATCCGGCACCGCCGAGGATGAAGCTGGGACGCACCACCACCGGGTAGCCGATGGCGCCGGCCAGGTTGCGGGCGTCGGCGAGGGTGTAGGCGTAGCCGGACCGGGCGCACTCCAGGCCGATGAGCTGCATGGCGTCCTTGAACAGGCTGCGGTCCTCGGCCTTCTTGATGGCCTCCAGCTTCGCGCCGATCAGCTCGACGCCGTAGCGGTCCAGCACCCCCGACTCCGACAGCGTCACCGCGCAGTTGAGCGCAGTCTGGCCTCCGAGAGTGGGCAGCAGCGCCTGCGGCCGCTCGCGCTCGATGACCGCCTCCACGACCTCGGGCGTCACCGGCTCGACGTAGGTACGGTCGGCGAACTCCGGGTCGGTCATGATCGTCGCCGGGTTGGAGTTGACGAGGACGACCCGGAAGCCGTCCTCCCGCAGGACCTTGCAGGCCTGGGTTCCCGAGTAGTCGAACTCGGCGGCCTGTCCGATGACGATCGGACCGGACCCCAGGATCAGGATCGTCTCGATGTCGTCGCGCCTGGGCACCTAGGACACCAGAAGCGCCGCGGCGCCCATGCCGAGAACGATCAGAAGGCCCCCGGCGGCGCCCATCGCCAGGCTGTTGGAGGCGAGGCCCGCCCAAACCAGCAGCGACCCGGCCAGCGACAGCGCGATAAAGGCCAAAACGGCCGGCGCCGCACGGCTGCGGCCCCCGAACCTGCGGAACGGGTAGGAAACGGTCCGGGGGGCGTCGCCCCAGGACTCCTCGAGGTCCGGGATCTCCGACGGTAGCGGCTGTCCCTGCTCGTCCAGCTCCCGAAGCTCAGACTCGGAGAACACGACGTGGTCGCCGGACTCAAAGCGCAGCTCCCACAGGGCGCCGAGCTTCGGTTCCCAGGCGACGTTGAGGCGTCGGACGAGCAGTCCCTCCGATTCCAGGTACGGGGACCGGTCCCCGGGCGACGGCCGCTCCAGAGCGACGACCCTGGCCCTTCGTCCGACCTGCATGCCGCCTCCTATCGACTCGCCGCGATGAGGTCCACGAAATCACCGAACAGGTACCGGGAGTCGTGGGGTCCCGGCGCCGCCTCCGGATGGTACTGAACCCCGAGAGCGGGCAGGTCCAGGCACCTGAACCCCTCCAGGGTTCCGTCGTTGAGGTCGAAGTGTGTCAGCGCCACCTCTCCGTAATCGGAGGTCCAGCGCCAGTCGCCGGCCTTGGACTTGGCGAGTACCTGCCACGGCTCCCCCGCCGACCCGGGGTCCACGCCGGTAGCCACGGCGTAGCCGTGGTTGTGGCTGGTGATCTCGACCCGGCCCGAATCCAGCGACTTCACCGGGTGGTTCGCGCCCCGGTGTCCGAACTTGAGCTTGTAGGTGGACGCTCCCAGCGCCGTGCCGAGCAGCTGGTGACCCAGACAGATGCCGAACACCGGCGTCCGGGACTCAAGCACCCCACGGATCGTCTTGACCGCGTAGGGCAGCGCGGAGGGGTCGCCGGGTCCGTTGGACAAAAACACGCCGTCGGGGTTCCACGACAGGACGTCGGTGGCCGTGGCGGAGGCCGGGAAAACCCGCACATCGAGCCCGGCTCCGGCGAGGCAGCGGAGGATGCTGCGCTTCATCCCGTAGTCCATCGCGGCGACGCGGGCGCCCGCAGCTTCGGCCGGCAGGGGGGCAACGGAGGGGTCCTGGGACGCCGCGATGCCCGACCAGTCGGCGAGCGCCGCGGAGGCGTCGTAGGCTTCGGCCGGCGAGACTTCGGCCACGAGGTCCCGGCCCTCCAGGCCCGGCTGGCGTCGTACCCACTCGACCAGCTCGTCCGGCGTGCAGCCGTCGCTGGCGATGGCTCCGACCATCGCCCCCTGGGACCTCAGCCGCCTGGTGAGAGCGCGGGTGTCGATGCCGCGGATGCCGACGATGCCGTGCCGGACGAGGTAGTCCTCCAGGCTCTGCTCG
This portion of the Actinomycetota bacterium genome encodes:
- the carA gene encoding glutamine-hydrolyzing carbamoyl-phosphate synthase small subunit, which translates into the protein MTESLLAFADGTVFHGQALGASGRTAGELVFNTALTGYQEILTDPSYHGQIVTMTYPHQGNYGVNAGDAEAGRPWVKGFVVREATHTPSSWTSEQSLEDYLVRHGIVGIRGIDTRALTRRLRSQGAMVGAIASDGCTPDELVEWVRRQPGLEGRDLVAEVSPAEAYDASAALADWSGIAASQDPSVAPLPAEAAGARVAAMDYGMKRSILRCLAGAGLDVRVFPASATATDVLSWNPDGVFLSNGPGDPSALPYAVKTIRGVLESRTPVFGICLGHQLLGTALGASTYKLKFGHRGANHPVKSLDSGRVEITSHNHGYAVATGVDPGSAGEPWQVLAKSKAGDWRWTSDYGEVALTHFDLNDGTLEGFRCLDLPALGVQYHPEAAPGPHDSRYLFGDFVDLIAASR